The DNA segment GGGGGCGCGAATAGGATCGGCCTGCAAGAAGCCCATGCGGTCCAGCGCCGCCTGAAGCGAGGGCTGCGGCGTCAGAGTGCGGAAAGCTGCTGCCCGCAGATCGGCTAGAGTGAGTGGAGGCACCGCTAATCCGTCTGAGTTGCCCCGACCCGCCGCTCCAGTTCCTGCAAGATCACCGAGGCGTGGCCCGCCGGGTTGGCGCTGCGGTGTTCGTAGGCCAGCACGCCCTGTGGATCAATGAGAAAGGTGGCGCGCGACGCCATGCCCAGCAGACCGCCCAGACCGCCGACGACGCCGTAAGCCCGGCAGAGTTCCTTATCCCCGTCGGGAATCATGGGGTGCGTCAGGCCACAGGTGTCGCGGAAATGGGCCTGATGGGCCTCGGTGTCGGTGCTGACGCCGATCACCGCCGCGTTGAGGCGCTCGAACTCGGGCAGGGCCGCCTCGAAACGCCGGGCCTCGATGGAACAGCCCGGCGAACTGGCGCGCGGGTAAAAGTACAGCACCACCCACTGTCCGCGCAGGCCAGACAGGCTGACAGTGCGGCCATCGTCGCTGCGGCGCGTGAATTCGGGGGCCGGTTTCTGAACGGCAGGCTTCATGCCCGCAGTTTAAAGGTGGGACCGTGTGAATGGCGCGGGGCGGTTCTCTGAG comes from the Deinococcus sp. AJ005 genome and includes:
- a CDS encoding peroxiredoxin — translated: MKPAVQKPAPEFTRRSDDGRTVSLSGLRGQWVVLYFYPRASSPGCSIEARRFEAALPEFERLNAAVIGVSTDTEAHQAHFRDTCGLTHPMIPDGDKELCRAYGVVGGLGGLLGMASRATFLIDPQGVLAYEHRSANPAGHASVILQELERRVGATQTD